DNA from Nitrospina gracilis Nb-211:
GTTTGACTACGGTCCCTATGGATTCATGGACCGCTACAACCCGATATTCGTGCCCAATCACTCGGATATCCACGGCCGCTACTCCTACGCCCAACAACCACAGATCGGCCACTGGAATCTGGCGAAGCTCGGCGAAACGCTCACGCACCTGGTCGAGCCTGAGCGCCTGCAGAAAGAGTTGGAGCAATACGCCGCCCGCTTCAACCATTACAACCGCACGCTGATGGGGCGCAAGCTCGGCCTGAGCGTGCTCGACTCCGAGTTCGACAACCTGGTCAGCGGATTGATTCAAATCCTCTCCCGGCACAAACCCGACCACACCAACTTTTTCCGCACGCTCTCGGGGTTCCGTTGCGGCACGCTCGACGCCCTGCGTGCGTATTTCCCCAACAACCCGGACGAACTCAACGAGTGGCTCGACCGCTACACACGCCTGCTGGAGCGGGAGGACATCTCCCCCGAAGAACAGAAAGAAGCGATGGACGCGATCAACCCCAAATTCATCCTGCGCAATTACCTGGCGCAGAAAGCCATCGACCGGGCGCTCAAGGAAAATGATCATTCGGAAATCGAACGGCTTCGGGTTATCCTTAAGCACCCCTTCGGGGACCAGCCGGAGTTGTTCCGGGAATGGGGCATCGATCCCGAACACTACGCAAGCGACACGCCGGAACCTTACCTTGGCATGCAGGTCAGTTGTTCCGCGTGAAATCCGCAAAGCCATTCCACATTGATTAGCGTTCTATCCGCGCGGTTGTACAGGGCCGTTGCAAGAAAGGGTTTTCTGTATGCTCATGTTTGAAGGTGAGATCACGCAAACCAAAGTCCCGCCCAACAAAGCAGAGTTTGAAAGAGAAGTGGTGATCTGGATCGACGAGACCAGCAACGAACTTGAAATCACGCTGGACCTGAATACGTTTCAGAAGAACGGGTTCCAAGTGGGCGACAAATTGACCATCAAGATCGAAAAGCAGGCGGATTTCGATTCCCTCGCCCGCGACTTTTTCAAAGAAAACCAGTAGCGCGTTTTATGCGCACCCGGGGCAGGCATGAACCTTGACCGATTGGGCGAGTTCGGGCTGATCGCCCGGCTGGCCTCCCACATCCCCCATCGCTCGCGACGCGTGGTGAAAGGCATCGGCGACGATTGTGCGGTGTATTCCCAGCCTGGCGGCAACTACATGGTGGTGACCGCCGATGCGTTGATCGAATCCGTGCATTTCGACCTCAACACCACCACGCCTGAACAACTGGGCTGGAAAACGGTGGCGGTCAATGCCAGCGACGTGGCGGCGATGGGCGCAATCCCCCGTTTCGCCGTCCTCACGCTGGGCATTCCCAAAACCACGAAGGTGAATTTCCTAGACCGGCTTTACAAGGGGCTCGGCCGCGCCTGCGAGGCTTTCGGACTGGACCTCATCGGCGGCGATACGGTATCCACGCCGGAACACTGGATGCTGAGCCTGACGATGTTTGGCGAGACGCACAAAAAACGCCTGTTCACCCGCCAGGGAGCCCGGCCCGGTGACGCCATTCTGGTCACCGGCACCGTCGGCGATTCCGC
Protein-coding regions in this window:
- the thiL gene encoding thiamine-phosphate kinase; this translates as MNLDRLGEFGLIARLASHIPHRSRRVVKGIGDDCAVYSQPGGNYMVVTADALIESVHFDLNTTTPEQLGWKTVAVNASDVAAMGAIPRFAVLTLGIPKTTKVNFLDRLYKGLGRACEAFGLDLIGGDTVSTPEHWMLSLTMFGETHKKRLFTRQGARPGDAILVTGTVGDSALGLQILQSPGKKWAGSATDRQHLVKRHLEPNARVKEAAKLAKSQWRVTSMIDVSDGLGQDLGHILTASGTGAELWESALPLSKPFEKMCIKNGLEAGELALRGGEDYELLFTLKSEDVKKLLGSFIKYGTPVTQIGEITARQGVTWVRKNGTRQILRKPAGFNHFKEND